The region TCTACATCTCCAGACAATATGTCCCGGTGCTGAAACGGAAGTTAGGGTTATAGCTGCGTCATCAAGACTCAAATAGGAGGAAAGCTCATGATTACAACCAGAAAGTATGTATCTTTGTTCGTGAAGGATCTGCTGGTGGCTTGCGGGGGGCTGATGGTGCTTGCAGCGGTTGTGCTGGCTCTGAATGCTACGGAGATGATCCGGGGCTCGCTGCTGGTGCAGCTGTTCCTGGGGGCGGCGGCTTTTACCTGCTTCCGGTATGCGCTGGTGAATACGTATGAAGTAGATCCCAAAGTGCAGACGATCAGCTTCTACCTCTGCTTCATCCTGGCCGATGTGCTGGTCATTCTCTGGCTGTGGCTGTTCGCGGACGGCCCGCTGATGGATAAGGGAGTGCTGGTGCCGTTCGTCATCGTTATTCTGGTGGTCAAAAGTATGGTGTACGCGATGATGCACATCGACGGGAAACGGGAAGCCAGGCAGCTTAATCAGAAGCTGAATGAGTATAAGCAGGGCGGAGATCAAACCAACGAAGAGCTTTAGGAAGCACTGGAGCCAGGGAGCATGAAAGCCATCTTGGAGGGGAAGCGGCCCGGGTGGCTTTTTGAGCATGAGTATGAGCATGAGTATGAGTATGAGAAAACCTAGGAATTTCTGTTACCTTTTGCTGAGTGAACCGTAATAAGCCAAATGCTATACATAATCTTCCATGGAGATGATCTTATGCTGCTTCACAAGGTATCCCTGACAGAAATGATGAGCCGGATTCAAGAGCCCGGATATTCACCTGAAACTGTGCTTGACCCGTACTTGGAGCGTTACAGACAGCTTGAGCCGCATATCCATGCGTTTGTCCCTGAGGATGGGATTGAAGGGCGTCTGGATTCGGAAAAAGCTTTGCTGCAAAGGATTTACAGCGCAGATGAACGAAAACCGGCCCTATTCGGCATTCCTGTAGCCATTAAGGACCTGCTCCACGTGGACGGCTTGCCGACCCGGGCGGGATCGCAGCTATCCGCTGAGCGGTTAACCGGCGCCCAGGGGTCTCTGGTTACCAAGCTGCGTGCCCTCGGGGCCGTGATTGCAGGCAAGACGGTGACCGAGGAATTTGCTTACAACGGACCGATTGCAACGCGTAACCCGCATAACACCGCACATACTCCCGGCGGGTCCAGTGCAGGCTCCGCCGCAGCGGTGGCTGCAGGGCTCTGTCCGCTGGCTGTGGGCACACAGACGCTGCGTTCGGTGATCGCTCCGGCGTCCTTTTGCGGGGTGGTCGGGTTCAAGCCCAGCTATGACCGGGTTCCGCTGGATGGGGTGCTGCTGTTCTCGCCGTCTTTTGACACGGTAGGGTTCTTCACGCAGAATTTGCCTGATATGGAGGCAGCGGCGGCCTTGCTTGTCCCAAGTTGGCAGAACCGCTCTGCCGAAGTCTCCCGCAAGCCGGTTCTGGGTATCCCTAAGGGAGTCTATATGGAGCTGATGAGCGCAGAAGTCAAAGGGGTGTTCCAGGCTCAGATCTCAGGGCTTGAACAGCTTGGATATGAAGTCCGTTACGTCCAAATGCCGTGGGAGGATGAACTCATCTACGGAAATGCCATGCTGCGTTTCATTGAGGGGGAGCTGGCACGGGAGCATGAAGATAGATTCGCGGAACATAGAGTAGAATACGGCGTTCCCGTGCAGGAAGCGATCCTTAGAGGACAGCAGATTCCGGAGGAGGAGCTGGAGCAGTACCGCACCCGGCAACGGGAGCTGCGGCGTGATCTGATGGAGCTTATGGAGCAGGAGGGGATCGACCTGTGGGTCTCTCCGGCCCAAGGGGGGACTGCGCCGAAGATCGAGGAGCGGAATACGGGCTGGGCTGGGATGCCTGCGGTCTGGGGGTTCGCGGGAGTGCCTACGGTCAGTCTGCCTGCGGCAACGCTTGAAGGCCTGCCGCTCGGCTTCCAGTGCATAGGAAGATATGGAGAAGACGAGCTGCTGTTAGCCTGGGCGCGCCAGCTATGGCCGCAGCTGGCTGAGGAGTAACCGCTCCCCGTGAAATAAGGAGCGGTTACCAGGCGGGATATTTTGTTTTGGGGAGCTAAGGTCTCACTTTGTGGGGTTTCTTGGGCGAGCAGCGCCGCTTCAGGAACCGTACGTCAATCTCCCCGCTGCCGCCGGTATTCGGCTTCAGGCGGAGAGGGAAAGCATTACGCTTCAGCAGGAGCTTCACCTGGCGCGGCGTGAGGCAAGGACGGAGCTGCAGCAGCTGCGCAGCGGCACCGGACACGATGGGCGTGGAGATGCTGGTGCCGGACAGCTTGAAATACCGCTTGCCGACCTTATTGCGCGGCAATTCACGGACCAGCCGGGAGCCGGGGGCGCGCAGCGAGATCACTGAATCGCCGGGGGCGACCAGATCCGGCTTCACCCTGCCGCCGGGAGCGGGCCCGCGGCTGGAATAGACGGCGATCCGGTCATCCTTCTGCGTCAGCGTCCGCCGGTCATTGACGGCTCCGACGGTGATCGCGGAGGGGCTGATCCCGGGGGACTCAATAGTCCGGCGTCTAGGGCCGGCATTACCGGCGGCGATGACTACGGTGAGCCCGGCTTTGACGGCTTTTTCAACGGCCTGAACGAGAAGGTCATCCTTGACATGCGGGGCCACCGGACCGCCGAAGGACATGGAGAGGATGCGCAGCTTCAGCTTTTTGCGGTGAGTGATGCAGTACTCAATGGCCTTGATAATGGTGGAGTCATAGCCGTCCCCATACTTATCGAGCACCTTGATTCCGACAATTCCCGCTTCCGGCGCGGGTCCCCGGTACTTGCCCCGGCTGGACCAGCCGTTACCGGCGGCATCCCCGGTGATATGGGTGCCGTGTCCGTTGTCATCATACGGGCATTTCCGGTGATTGATATAATCCTTGAACGCCAGAATGCGGTTCACCGGCCGGGTCAGATCGGGATGCGGATAGACTCCGGTATCGAGCACAGCGATGTTGATGCCTTTGCCGGTAAGCCCTCTTGAGCGTCTAACCGCTGTAGCGCCTATGGATG is a window of Paenibacillus sp. FSL H3-0469 DNA encoding:
- a CDS encoding S8 family peptidase — protein: MKSEPSWVRRHTAKLNRPLKHKIRRAYSTAASTAAIPVIIQFRQPLTPAGLRELRKHLGRHVLPVKHHLRLHQAVASQVSLKCLEHVCRWNGVHKVYLDGIKKATLNIATPSIGATAVRRSRGLTGKGINIAVLDTGVYPHPDLTRPVNRILAFKDYINHRKCPYDDNGHGTHITGDAAGNGWSSRGKYRGPAPEAGIVGIKVLDKYGDGYDSTIIKAIEYCITHRKKLKLRILSMSFGGPVAPHVKDDLLVQAVEKAVKAGLTVVIAAGNAGPRRRTIESPGISPSAITVGAVNDRRTLTQKDDRIAVYSSRGPAPGGRVKPDLVAPGDSVISLRAPGSRLVRELPRNKVGKRYFKLSGTSISTPIVSGAAAQLLQLRPCLTPRQVKLLLKRNAFPLRLKPNTGGSGEIDVRFLKRRCSPKKPHKVRP
- a CDS encoding amidase; the encoded protein is MLLHKVSLTEMMSRIQEPGYSPETVLDPYLERYRQLEPHIHAFVPEDGIEGRLDSEKALLQRIYSADERKPALFGIPVAIKDLLHVDGLPTRAGSQLSAERLTGAQGSLVTKLRALGAVIAGKTVTEEFAYNGPIATRNPHNTAHTPGGSSAGSAAAVAAGLCPLAVGTQTLRSVIAPASFCGVVGFKPSYDRVPLDGVLLFSPSFDTVGFFTQNLPDMEAAAALLVPSWQNRSAEVSRKPVLGIPKGVYMELMSAEVKGVFQAQISGLEQLGYEVRYVQMPWEDELIYGNAMLRFIEGELAREHEDRFAEHRVEYGVPVQEAILRGQQIPEEELEQYRTRQRELRRDLMELMEQEGIDLWVSPAQGGTAPKIEERNTGWAGMPAVWGFAGVPTVSLPAATLEGLPLGFQCIGRYGEDELLLAWARQLWPQLAEE